From uncultured Desulfobacter sp., the proteins below share one genomic window:
- a CDS encoding glycosyltransferase family 4 protein: MTKLEKQIAVLNLRASSESGGGPENIIFKFAESINTDRFWFGICYLRKKDVSIFNIAKLYEERGYHFYELAGGVIDFRLFKSLVRLIRTHKIDIVHAHDPKTYVYAYLLGFVFPDVKLVATLHGWVHRRARSSFYSTISNFVLKKFNAVIAVSRDLEKRAARAGISNIHMVHNAIDTDKWKPDAMSDKNGSTTFIIAYIGRLSKEKGPIDFVKAAKGIIERDQGCRFIVAGDGPLLESTKQYVQSLEILQYFDFKGNIPQKNMPAIYGEINVVLSSSHTEGMPVALLEALATGVPVVATEVGGVGELIRHGYNGLLTEKKDIESLISNVLLLKNTPELAQTLKRNGRDAVTKKFSYSHWTQKMESLYVSLSLEGRQ; encoded by the coding sequence ATGACTAAACTTGAAAAACAAATTGCTGTTCTTAATCTCAGGGCATCTTCCGAGAGCGGAGGAGGCCCTGAGAATATAATATTTAAATTTGCAGAATCCATTAATACCGACCGGTTCTGGTTTGGTATATGCTACCTGAGGAAAAAGGATGTAAGCATATTTAATATTGCAAAACTATATGAAGAAAGAGGGTATCATTTTTATGAGCTTGCCGGAGGCGTTATTGATTTTAGACTGTTCAAATCACTTGTTCGCCTTATCCGGACACACAAGATAGACATTGTCCATGCACATGACCCTAAAACATATGTTTATGCATATCTTTTAGGATTTGTGTTTCCCGATGTAAAGCTTGTTGCCACACTTCATGGGTGGGTTCATCGTCGTGCACGCAGCTCTTTTTATTCAACCATATCAAATTTTGTTTTAAAAAAGTTTAACGCGGTTATAGCTGTTTCCAGGGACCTTGAAAAGCGGGCTGCCCGGGCGGGGATCTCAAATATCCATATGGTTCACAACGCTATTGATACGGATAAATGGAAACCGGATGCGATGTCTGATAAGAACGGCTCGACCACATTTATCATTGCATACATCGGACGACTCAGTAAAGAAAAGGGTCCGATTGACTTTGTTAAGGCAGCAAAGGGAATTATTGAAAGGGATCAGGGGTGCAGGTTTATTGTTGCGGGAGACGGCCCTCTGCTGGAATCAACCAAGCAGTATGTTCAATCGTTAGAAATCTTGCAATATTTCGATTTTAAAGGGAACATTCCGCAAAAAAACATGCCCGCGATTTATGGGGAGATCAATGTGGTTCTTTCCAGTTCCCATACGGAAGGTATGCCGGTCGCACTGCTGGAGGCCCTTGCAACAGGGGTGCCTGTTGTTGCTACTGAAGTGGGTGGTGTCGGAGAGCTGATTCGTCATGGATACAACGGTCTTTTAACTGAAAAAAAAGATATTGAATCACTGATCTCTAATGTCCTTCTACTTAAGAACACCCCTGAATTGGCACAGACTTTAAAGCGTAATGGACGGGATGCTGTAACAAAGAAATTTTCATATTCACATTGGACACAAAAAATGGAGTCCTTGTATGTATCTCTGTCTTTAGAGGGTAGGCAATGA
- a CDS encoding polysaccharide biosynthesis C-terminal domain-containing protein → MKDPLLKAGKKSPPTAGLNKSLSILGKFSLSTLAVTAILFILRMVKNIVFTRLLGPSGRGIYGLLTTIPGLIISFGNLGFGLGSVYLLSKKKYALHKVLGNAFLYLLLQGAILALFGVVLLSFKGIVKADYYIIEKFSFLVLAAIPFLLAQHTGGTLLLGIKDIHFYNILQILFSAFPMLLMVLLWLITKDALFSAMVAWTVTIALVAVISFIQLYKKAGKRVGISISYIKEAFSFGLRGNISMFANEVVRRIDILFIAYFLGATQVGYYAVSVSVAEILLALPDAIALPFLPIRMGMDSSEAASFSPFVIKYVLLIMVFVCGITALAGKAIIFILYGKNFFPALVPMLCLLPGILALSLYQFLKADIYSMNRPGFISIVSLITMISNLVLNYLMIPPYGINGAAISSSISYAVSTLILFAFFLRKTGLSWDAVLLVKKKDVHFIMDTIVPQIKNRMR, encoded by the coding sequence ATGAAAGATCCATTGCTGAAGGCAGGAAAGAAATCCCCCCCGACTGCCGGGCTCAATAAATCCCTTTCAATTCTGGGTAAATTTTCTTTGTCTACCCTGGCTGTGACAGCAATTCTTTTTATTCTCCGGATGGTGAAAAATATTGTGTTCACAAGGTTGCTTGGCCCTTCAGGGAGAGGAATATACGGATTGCTCACAACGATTCCGGGGCTTATCATCAGCTTCGGCAATTTGGGGTTTGGGTTAGGCAGCGTCTACCTGCTGTCCAAAAAAAAATATGCGCTTCATAAAGTTTTAGGCAATGCTTTTTTATATTTACTGCTGCAAGGGGCAATCCTTGCCCTGTTTGGTGTTGTTCTTCTATCTTTTAAGGGAATTGTTAAGGCAGACTATTACATTATTGAAAAGTTTAGTTTTTTGGTTTTAGCCGCAATTCCTTTTCTTCTTGCACAGCATACGGGTGGAACCCTATTGCTGGGGATAAAGGATATTCATTTTTACAACATACTGCAGATTCTTTTTTCGGCTTTTCCCATGCTTTTGATGGTTTTGCTCTGGTTGATTACAAAAGACGCTCTTTTTTCAGCCATGGTGGCGTGGACAGTTACAATAGCCCTTGTTGCGGTCATTTCATTTATTCAATTATATAAAAAAGCCGGTAAACGCGTCGGCATTTCGATTTCCTACATAAAAGAAGCCTTCTCTTTTGGTTTACGAGGAAACATAAGCATGTTTGCCAATGAAGTGGTTAGAAGAATTGATATCTTGTTTATTGCCTATTTTCTCGGTGCCACACAGGTGGGTTATTATGCCGTCAGTGTTTCCGTGGCTGAGATACTTCTGGCGTTGCCGGATGCAATTGCCCTGCCTTTTCTTCCCATTCGAATGGGAATGGATAGTTCGGAAGCCGCGTCTTTTTCCCCTTTTGTGATCAAGTATGTATTATTGATCATGGTGTTTGTCTGCGGCATAACCGCTTTGGCTGGAAAGGCCATTATCTTTATTTTATATGGTAAGAATTTTTTCCCTGCTCTTGTGCCCATGCTATGCCTTTTGCCTGGGATTTTGGCGTTATCTCTTTATCAGTTTTTAAAGGCTGATATTTACAGCATGAACCGGCCGGGTTTCATCTCTATTGTCTCTTTAATTACAATGATAAGCAATTTGGTATTAAATTACTTGATGATCCCGCCCTATGGCATTAATGGCGCTGCCATCAGTTCGTCCATTTCCTATGCAGTTTCAACATTGATTCTTTTTGCCTTTTTCCTTCGCAAAACAGGGCTGTCATGGGATGCTGTCCTCCTGGTAAAAAAAAAAGACGTTCACTTTATAATGGATACCATTGTCCCGCAGATAAAGAATCGCATGAGATAG
- a CDS encoding glycosyltransferase, with product MKTAVVIPVKNERQGLERLIRSLISQVSEQDEIIFVDAGSTDGTTEMLKAYKGKIHQIKVFYCKGAFPGKGRNIAVRNTDAEIIAQIDGGNLPAENWLREITAPIKNRTADYVTGNINFMPINRSVFGIDINLGEVYGITSERRKNRDGGLLPAGGASVAYKRTIWGKAGGFPEWMRYGEDPVFVKKILQQDIRTVFAEKAVVYWQIGPSFMKIMKRIFLYQMATIRTWKDVRQSASRVLIHLIFVISILSSIIIQNAWTLPVSIFMLLFVKRMIGSMKMYMDRIHEKFGHNTLIFFLFLGIEFTGIFFRIAGTIRGLLSAKKNRIDWEIKVNKYLAS from the coding sequence ATGAAAACAGCTGTTGTCATACCTGTGAAAAACGAACGGCAAGGTCTGGAACGACTTATCCGGTCACTGATTTCCCAGGTATCTGAACAAGATGAAATCATATTTGTGGATGCGGGATCTACAGACGGCACAACAGAGATGCTCAAGGCCTACAAAGGCAAAATCCACCAGATTAAAGTCTTTTATTGTAAAGGTGCGTTTCCCGGAAAAGGAAGAAATATTGCTGTCCGGAATACGGATGCCGAAATCATTGCACAGATTGACGGGGGCAATCTGCCTGCAGAAAATTGGTTAAGGGAAATTACAGCCCCTATTAAAAACAGGACAGCAGACTATGTAACCGGCAATATCAATTTTATGCCCATCAATCGATCTGTTTTTGGAATAGATATTAATCTGGGAGAGGTGTATGGGATCACCTCCGAACGCAGGAAAAACAGAGATGGCGGCCTGCTGCCTGCAGGCGGTGCGTCGGTCGCTTATAAACGCACTATTTGGGGAAAGGCCGGCGGATTTCCTGAATGGATGCGTTATGGCGAAGATCCTGTTTTTGTAAAAAAAATTTTACAGCAGGATATCAGAACCGTTTTTGCAGAGAAAGCGGTTGTTTACTGGCAGATAGGACCATCTTTTATGAAGATTATGAAACGGATTTTTCTATATCAGATGGCGACAATCCGTACCTGGAAGGATGTTCGGCAATCCGCTTCACGAGTATTGATACATCTCATATTTGTCATATCAATCCTTTCATCAATAATTATTCAAAACGCCTGGACACTGCCTGTCTCTATTTTTATGTTGTTGTTTGTTAAACGGATGATAGGGTCTATGAAAATGTATATGGACAGGATTCATGAAAAATTTGGTCATAATACATTAATTTTTTTCTTGTTTCTGGGTATCGAATTTACGGGGATTTTTTTCAGGATAGCAGGCACAATAAGAGGGCTTCTGTCAGCAAAGAAAAACAGGATTGACTGGGAAATAAAGGTTAATAAATACTTGGCATCATGA
- a CDS encoding polysaccharide deacetylase family protein — protein sequence MMGLSQTQSNFKGKLKYAWACLGSRTDLGKRYLSFVNKKNNDQSVIILMYHRVINPEKCRDIFSTSQITVTKDTFEKQIKFLSNHYKLLSLEEFYGYHSNGKPLPAKTAVLTFDDGWEDNYLNAFPILKKYKVPATIFLTTGFVGETFVFWQEKLRFLLKEFLKKSVDERRFFLEKFKNLPGPLKSCMALNDKSAIVDLPDNLMDMPEKDRTVFMNDLEEFLGFPEFPIKTNGFMTWENAREMLKDKIDFGSHTKNHKIMTKLSAKEIHKEITVSKIKIEKELNIQVRAFAYPNGYFNKIVMENVKKGGYRYAVSVDTGLNNIHTNPYCLRRLNINEIRFLKPGGGFSEDLFSARLCNWL from the coding sequence ATGATGGGATTATCTCAAACACAATCAAATTTTAAAGGAAAACTCAAATATGCCTGGGCCTGTCTCGGCAGCAGAACCGATCTGGGAAAACGATATCTGAGCTTTGTGAATAAAAAAAACAATGATCAGAGTGTAATTATTCTCATGTATCATAGAGTTATTAACCCTGAAAAATGCCGTGATATTTTTTCGACTTCCCAGATAACTGTGACAAAGGATACCTTTGAGAAACAGATAAAATTTCTTTCAAATCACTACAAACTGTTATCCCTGGAGGAATTTTACGGTTATCATTCCAATGGAAAACCGTTACCTGCCAAGACTGCTGTTCTTACATTTGATGATGGGTGGGAGGACAACTATCTCAATGCCTTTCCAATTTTAAAAAAATACAAAGTTCCGGCCACTATTTTTTTAACAACCGGTTTTGTAGGGGAGACCTTTGTTTTCTGGCAAGAGAAACTGCGTTTTTTGTTAAAAGAATTTTTGAAAAAATCAGTTGATGAACGACGTTTTTTTCTGGAAAAATTTAAAAATCTACCTGGTCCCCTTAAAAGTTGCATGGCGCTTAATGATAAATCGGCCATAGTGGATTTACCTGATAACCTAATGGATATGCCTGAAAAAGACCGGACAGTTTTTATGAATGACTTAGAAGAATTCTTAGGATTTCCGGAATTTCCAATCAAAACCAATGGGTTTATGACATGGGAAAACGCACGGGAAATGTTAAAAGATAAAATTGATTTTGGATCACATACTAAGAATCATAAAATTATGACAAAATTATCTGCCAAAGAGATTCACAAAGAAATAACAGTGTCGAAAATAAAGATTGAAAAAGAGCTGAATATACAGGTTCGGGCGTTTGCATACCCCAATGGATATTTTAATAAAATTGTCATGGAAAATGTAAAAAAAGGCGGTTACCGGTATGCCGTAAGCGTGGATACAGGACTGAACAATATACATACAAATCCTTATTGCCTGAGAAGATTGAATATAAATGAAATACGTTTTTTAAAACCTGGCGGCGGCTTTTCAGAAGATCTGTTTTCTGCTCGATTATGCAACTGGCTTTGA
- a CDS encoding GNAT family N-acetyltransferase has protein sequence MSKNNNMKFFRIEYDINPVRHIDHLESIKEEWMAVHKESRLQSPLLSFEYIQLWYTCFASPDQVRVYIAFDEGNAIGFLPLILCKEKGVRILKGLSNDYCCHCAHLCRKGDEIQFSELILNVLLKDRHEWDVLNFNFLYSFSDCPDLFSDSLLDNMGLHWNKIIRPTYSVFLGKPFDNYIRNDISANYRKHLKQFTKRLKKSGNYTFKYYQGEGALKLWHEFVRIEDSGWKGALNSSIKRTKPVVKKYYEEFIKILSDKKALRIYFLELNDELIAGGFGYFQGDTYHYEKSGYDEEYKRLSPSNLLFIHMVEQLISNWPQITRIHMFPWSYGYKDRLINEESNYLETVIFSNTLRGLVMRVVYSLKEKIKKIKKRLNLKRENSPEGYRIWKSN, from the coding sequence ATGAGCAAGAATAATAATATGAAATTCTTCCGTATTGAGTATGATATCAACCCGGTTCGCCATATTGACCATTTAGAATCCATCAAAGAAGAATGGATGGCGGTGCACAAAGAAAGCCGCTTACAATCCCCTTTATTGTCGTTTGAATATATACAACTCTGGTATACTTGTTTTGCATCCCCCGATCAGGTCCGGGTTTACATTGCCTTTGATGAAGGAAATGCCATAGGATTTTTGCCCCTCATATTATGCAAAGAAAAAGGTGTAAGGATACTTAAAGGTTTATCAAATGACTATTGTTGCCATTGTGCGCATTTGTGTCGCAAGGGAGATGAGATTCAATTTTCAGAATTGATATTAAACGTCCTTCTAAAAGACAGGCATGAGTGGGACGTACTCAATTTTAATTTTTTATATTCTTTCTCAGATTGTCCGGATTTATTCAGTGACAGTCTGCTTGATAATATGGGGTTGCACTGGAATAAGATCATACGACCAACTTATTCCGTTTTTTTGGGAAAACCTTTTGATAATTACATCCGTAACGATATATCAGCCAATTATAGAAAACACTTAAAACAATTTACAAAACGTTTGAAAAAGTCCGGCAATTACACGTTTAAGTATTATCAGGGGGAAGGTGCATTAAAATTATGGCATGAGTTTGTAAGGATAGAGGATTCAGGATGGAAGGGCGCTTTAAATTCATCAATAAAAAGAACAAAACCTGTTGTTAAAAAATATTATGAAGAGTTTATAAAGATATTATCCGATAAAAAAGCATTGCGCATATATTTTTTAGAACTGAATGATGAACTTATTGCCGGCGGCTTTGGCTATTTTCAAGGAGATACTTATCATTATGAAAAATCCGGATATGATGAAGAATATAAGAGATTATCCCCTTCAAATCTGCTTTTTATTCATATGGTTGAGCAGCTTATCAGTAATTGGCCGCAAATAACAAGAATACATATGTTCCCTTGGAGCTATGGGTATAAGGATCGACTTATTAATGAAGAATCAAATTATTTGGAAACAGTCATTTTCAGCAACACCTTGCGCGGTTTAGTAATGCGCGTTGTTTACAGCTTAAAAGAAAAAATAAAAAAGATTAAAAAACGGCTGAACCTTAAAAGAGAAAACAGTCCGGAAGGCTATAGAATATGGAAGTCGAATTAA
- a CDS encoding GNAT family N-acetyltransferase, producing the protein MEVELIENTGRLSKIQKAWHDLLRCSARTDFFVLPQWFFSWWDIYGTGRNLYCIALWEDQVLCGLLLLYKIKKGPFRLITFAGYPHGSDRMDFILMKGMENECLSAFVKWLYKRADWDIVALRDFGPFPNNSKILSDIVIQQHERCHVSGELPNYYLPLHDYKNFDHYYKNKVGKNGRRNLRKQSNRLNRLTDFKWEFLNGIDEKTVCEMKELDTLKSSRGLKGMSAFSNPGNEPFLKRLSREKINRENILFFCLRINGKLAGYALSFKFKNRLLGYQTSFDKAYAKFSIGVQMMHKLIEYAFMEDYSELDFLKGDEAYKKLYSELFRKNKRVQFYNKGFKSLILYIYNGKIKPLRIRLAKHRFFTTLFSARLRGTWDI; encoded by the coding sequence ATGGAAGTCGAATTAATCGAAAATACCGGGAGGCTATCCAAAATCCAAAAAGCGTGGCATGACCTTTTGAGGTGTTCTGCCCGGACAGATTTCTTTGTGCTTCCCCAATGGTTTTTTTCATGGTGGGACATCTACGGAACGGGCAGAAATCTTTATTGTATTGCGTTGTGGGAAGATCAGGTGCTTTGCGGCCTTTTATTGCTGTATAAAATAAAAAAGGGGCCTTTTAGATTGATTACATTCGCAGGATACCCCCATGGATCGGACCGAATGGATTTCATCTTGATGAAAGGCATGGAAAATGAGTGCCTGTCCGCCTTTGTTAAATGGCTTTATAAGCGGGCGGACTGGGATATCGTTGCGCTTCGGGATTTTGGCCCTTTCCCCAATAATTCTAAAATTTTATCGGATATAGTGATCCAGCAACATGAACGGTGTCATGTCTCCGGTGAATTACCCAATTATTATCTGCCACTTCATGATTATAAAAATTTTGATCATTATTATAAAAACAAAGTGGGTAAAAACGGTAGACGCAATTTGCGTAAACAAAGCAACCGTTTGAACAGGCTTACGGATTTTAAATGGGAATTCTTAAACGGCATTGATGAAAAAACAGTCTGTGAGATGAAAGAACTTGATACGCTAAAAAGTTCTCGGGGTTTAAAAGGCATGAGCGCTTTTTCCAATCCGGGAAATGAACCCTTTTTAAAGAGACTTTCCAGAGAAAAAATAAATCGTGAAAACATCCTTTTCTTTTGTTTACGCATCAATGGTAAGCTTGCAGGCTATGCATTGAGCTTTAAATTTAAAAACAGGCTGTTAGGTTACCAAACCTCTTTTGATAAGGCCTATGCCAAATTTAGTATCGGTGTACAAATGATGCACAAGCTTATTGAATATGCCTTTATGGAAGATTATAGTGAACTTGATTTCCTGAAAGGTGATGAAGCGTATAAAAAATTGTATTCGGAGCTTTTTCGAAAGAACAAACGGGTCCAATTCTATAACAAGGGCTTTAAATCATTAATTCTTTACATATACAACGGGAAGATTAAACCGTTAAGGATAAGGTTGGCAAAGCACAGGTTTTTCACAACTCTTTTTTCTGCAAGATTGAGGGGTACATGGGATATTTGA
- a CDS encoding histidine triad nucleotide-binding protein, translating into MPDDCLFCKIANHELPSDMLYEDSDYVVFRDIHPKAPVHLLIVPKTHIRSVNDIEPVHTELVGGLFTLAAKMALKEGINKSGYKLLFNVEKGGDQEIFHLHLHLFGGWEK; encoded by the coding sequence ATGCCCGACGACTGTCTTTTCTGTAAAATTGCCAACCATGAACTTCCAAGTGACATGCTATATGAAGACAGCGATTATGTGGTATTCAGGGATATCCACCCCAAGGCCCCTGTCCACCTGCTGATCGTGCCCAAAACCCATATCCGCAGCGTCAACGACATTGAACCTGTGCACACCGAACTTGTGGGGGGACTTTTCACTCTGGCGGCAAAGATGGCCCTAAAAGAGGGGATCAACAAATCCGGGTATAAACTGCTTTTTAACGTGGAAAAAGGCGGCGACCAGGAGATATTCCACCTGCATCTTCATTTGTTTGGGGGTTGGGAAAAATAA
- a CDS encoding NAD-dependent deacylase, whose translation MNIFQEAAQKIIDSHYCVAFTGAGISVESGVPPFRGRNGLWNKYDPQSFEIDYFIHNTAGAWEIIRDIFYDLFGQVLPNTAHYALAEMEQRGLLKAVITQNIDNLHKDAGSTEVYEFHGSLKQIVCLNCGQKVNVAQVDMNRLPPTCLTCGGLLKPNVVFFGEAIPEYAASKSVDASEKADCMILIGTTGTVVPANTLPSRAKAGGTTIIEINPNPSEYTNRITDIFIQDKATRAMEHIMEAIDELI comes from the coding sequence ATGAATATTTTTCAAGAAGCTGCCCAAAAAATAATTGATTCCCACTACTGTGTGGCCTTTACCGGTGCAGGTATCTCCGTTGAAAGCGGCGTCCCGCCGTTTCGCGGCAGGAATGGATTGTGGAATAAATATGATCCCCAATCCTTTGAAATCGATTATTTTATTCACAACACAGCCGGGGCCTGGGAGATCATCAGGGATATTTTTTATGATCTGTTTGGCCAGGTTTTACCCAATACCGCCCACTATGCTCTGGCTGAGATGGAGCAACGGGGTCTGTTAAAAGCGGTCATCACCCAGAATATTGACAACCTGCACAAGGATGCCGGCAGCACAGAGGTTTACGAATTCCACGGGTCTTTAAAACAAATTGTTTGCCTGAACTGCGGACAAAAAGTGAATGTGGCACAGGTGGACATGAATCGTCTTCCCCCGACATGTCTTACCTGCGGAGGCCTGTTGAAACCTAATGTTGTATTTTTCGGGGAGGCCATCCCCGAATATGCGGCATCTAAATCCGTTGATGCCTCCGAAAAAGCGGACTGCATGATACTCATCGGCACCACGGGTACGGTAGTTCCTGCCAATACCCTGCCCTCCCGGGCCAAGGCCGGGGGTACCACCATTATAGAAATCAATCCGAACCCATCGGAATATACCAACCGGATAACGGATATATTTATCCAGGACAAAGCCACAAGGGCCATGGAACATATCATGGAAGCCATTGATGAGCTTATCTGA
- a CDS encoding rhomboid family intramembrane serine protease, producing the protein MIDSRTKFTIQVLIWINVIMYVVSLLFSRGLHFNMNPLTALAPSSDALIFLGASGTMALALTHDWSNVFTANWLHGSLLHILFNMLALRTLAPLTTKEFGLYRMLSIYILSGAGGFFLSCLGGVPLTIGASAGLCGLIGALFYFGWSRGGIWGKMVFDQTKSWIFSLVLIGLILPNINNWGHGGGFAAGFILAFLFGYEERRRSGKIDILICTGMSLFTCLLLFRSVFQGIVAMLE; encoded by the coding sequence ATGATAGATAGCCGTACAAAATTTACGATTCAGGTCCTGATCTGGATCAACGTGATCATGTATGTCGTGTCCCTGCTTTTCTCCCGGGGGCTTCATTTTAATATGAATCCTTTAACCGCTCTGGCGCCGTCCAGTGATGCCCTGATTTTTTTGGGTGCTTCCGGAACCATGGCTTTGGCCTTAACCCATGACTGGAGCAATGTGTTTACCGCAAACTGGTTGCACGGCAGTCTACTGCACATCCTGTTCAATATGCTGGCGCTTCGCACCCTTGCCCCGCTCACGACCAAAGAGTTCGGACTTTATCGGATGCTGTCCATTTATATACTTTCGGGTGCCGGAGGTTTTTTTCTCTCCTGTCTGGGTGGTGTGCCGTTGACCATCGGGGCCTCTGCCGGTCTTTGCGGGCTGATTGGTGCGCTGTTTTATTTTGGCTGGTCCCGGGGCGGCATCTGGGGGAAGATGGTGTTTGATCAGACCAAGTCCTGGATTTTCAGCCTGGTATTGATTGGACTGATCCTGCCGAATATCAACAACTGGGGCCATGGCGGCGGGTTTGCCGCAGGCTTTATCCTGGCATTTCTTTTTGGGTATGAGGAACGTCGCAGATCAGGAAAAATTGATATCCTGATTTGTACGGGTATGTCCCTGTTTACTTGTCTGCTTTTATTCCGCTCAGTTTTCCAAGGCATAGTAGCGATGCTGGAATAA